In a single window of the Plasmodium cynomolgi strain B DNA, chromosome 6, whole genome shotgun sequence genome:
- a CDS encoding chromodomain-helicase-DNA-binding protein 1 homolog (putative) — MSGNKPGGSGGSSANMRDAMHYGEMMEADNAGGMKGTAAPNNYMNQVNSGKNLPCTSPPSYLNSTNSVGMGKGSHFNPIPSGGDGTISITSSLLSSNEQNVQMRQQMGMNKNCGGTSAAGGSSSGASASGGAAGMHESYQKPILSSYNMNSMQVQSTMGGHHMVSANQAGGNGTNHMGGRYSNMNYPMQDMNPNVHMNSGKGAHTNNEMKHSSKDPNFLGTNNIKPNSFVNNMYYQRNDMMLRNSSNSYNMHGNFYGNSSSGGNAGSGMNASQLNVGSRTRNSSGVNAIGGSNSNNSGGNLSGGNNNLGAKSMSKGSTGGGGAGAMNVDSTGMPNNVMMNMVNNNVMMNSKVMNSMMMGSGAAGSGGAKNAIGAGGLPGMNMAGMNMSGMNMGSMGMGGMSMGGMGGMHGKGMNGMPSHRSSSAMEKGNSLGDVNGMRYHHPMGGAGASNVYNKMGFNHLSDNPYDNYAANHMSAKSECGPMGKDSKGGTLGGKNASKHGKGGKNIKDELLDKDGTMGMMNSGSLLSEGKGKSTGGGTSTRKGKATVGAAGGVATSSIEQFNGSGMMSNDQQSAGVYKKYGKNGENQVDVKDKKMGSSNSGSAVSGGGEATMSSGGASHPYNLFPNYNLKYPMGVDMFGSMGTTPYGMPSKGGGGAYPNMNMMNGVSGTSGGNEMTSSGGNGSTSAGSSYGGLNKLGSMNSYNMMNAYGDNRYSNLKSMDPMKSFNDGMVMGGGAGGAAHHGSSNLGSMMSMGNMGNMGNVGNVGNYNSLNNFMHSRNYPNDMNMRMLSGRGVMGVNNPASMCNNQGSMMMMGGGGVGAAGAGGVGMHANPSRNSRFKNEEGEDEEYEDEDVHGGSSLYGGSKYMRKSAHGKQTNKSRKSETQKKEKKKKKKKKHTNNSLDTDEDEDNELYVNTYVKKSHTKSSSKKSQLYDPVEDRYNERAKRNEKNDIFVSPYIGTVEGRTNLRERRKVNNYAQMESYFETDEEDKKVDEEKMLLRQEKQIMGGIDRVLHHRRIIDYENVNNIKNNPFLYINKGSASEGAAGGEAGGGAPGEGADGGGAPGGAPEGPPGKGAGPNEQEDPTTDDFYEEEDIDDVSQVEFLIKWMGKSHIHNFFCTYDYLKNFNGLKKVDNYIKKIKQSFQKRKYMTADEIEQEKIYSEIKKQIEMDAIHAERIVTHRMCEVTGEQLFLVKWMSCAYDQCTEETRQTLVDHGFIKLIEEYFDRESKICGVKAISSTWNRGPLTATKFDPYNETPFYLNEKKLRAYQLTGLNWMVSRMKRNLSVLLADEMGLGKTVQTIAVVGHMLYKEKLIGPYLVIVPQSTVDNWLNEFKSWLPQANVVCYHGNAVSRELIRTHELKKVYVPNRGYRYKFDVCITTPSILNSLSDVELLKKMPWQLMVVDEAHQLKNRQSKRFIELKQFMAESKLLLSGTPLHNNLEELWTLLHFLNPQQYTHYENFQKKYNEIENTSLIGEAKQKQLMQLQHELHEVILRRVKKDVEKSLPNKVERILRVELSPIQIEFYKNILTKNYEQLAKASGGAKNSLQNICMELKKVCNHPFLCCEPVDKDEYKERLVYSSGKICLLEKLLIRLKERGNRVLIFSQMVKMLNILSEYLTLRGFKHQRLDGTMSKEMRKKAMNHFNSKNSDDFVFLLSTKAGGLGINLTSADTVIIYDSDWNPQNDLQAGARAHRIGQTKTVQIYRLVTKDSIEQTILERAKVKMVLDTLVVQGLNKKQNDNVNYIGGEGGNTSNGFTREELSKILKFGAQKLWEKNSSKYSPQKADEEKTVIKGVDVDLDKILEEAEAHENANNANKDLNSEFNSLHNSNNLFSGGNNLFGNGTNGTASGTGTGGGGGGGIADDLLSSYNNITEFKYEPPANLKSNIYNDSTKADELEEEEQNDKDFWDRTIPLEERLKLKRMKEEELLVHGPRKTRTRENHSRHNMYVDTSANTQMANEDDDDSEEYTIKYLDKSKHLKKKRKRRTSTHITEKDKFRLYRSLLKFGNPYLRLDDIRVDSKLTKVDQNVILTELNIIVDTCKEIVEKVARESSLKVNEEGGIVAADGVEGAVIDVAAGVEDEEEEEEEGRAVKRVKDEADIKLLKEEENINTTTTTDSNHLTVASCDDSSGKKLEEGADDVGAVADSAKSYEEKGGEAPGEVAAGEVAAGEVAAGGATSSGVPASGVTTSGGGLFSKFLNLVKGQGDEEKVAAVKGEMKKEVKDARDAEEANGKENDNNSNEDSDGNNKAKGTERGRKIDAYTFHIGTNRANALDLCQRLQLFKSLHEFVKEQNGGNEYSFRLPLRGSSSASASVSSGALEEGKQQQGKQQPGKQQPGKQQPGKQQPGKQQPGKQQPEQSQEKTELELAGEVKAEMKAEMKAEMKAEMKAEMKAEVKAEEGEDGEEGEVKKEPASDAVASGTAQTKEEVSDYLKLKLPDYIFNHLRDLATKDVKAWSKEDDENLIKGVYVYGFGAINEICSDVNLNLGHIKNVKCDKVKMRCVRILKMIEEFNSNVKDETTSRKRRRVRNRNRNRNNEVTKGEEKGVGAGAGTTSSCRKVKQEEEEIGAADVVTGSTGGTNSMVKGSSGSNHRQSYYSRRSSERVKAIYVHDDKEDGVVTKKRAVCLSGASIKRGEKGEKAEKAEKAEHINGGESTTLHSERRKGGTRSGSAAKGERSANHSHPHNNNNNSSGGVGSVGTMGSLRSLGSVGSFGSLGSNTINNNRKNNRPGGGESSECTSSNENQAFGSKEDGDQAVKGIMGGTGAPESSGAHRRSHRSSSNSGKKYNSAVQESGKMTRRKSSRVRRGKNEASSALATGKSNAVTSNEGEYLGSYVDLSINTEGGAGIGALEGEDKQMEGQVEGQMEGQMEGQLDDQLDDEEVR; from the exons ATGAGCGGCAACAAGCCCGGCGGCAGCGGTGGTAGCAGTGCCAACATGCGTGATGCGATGCACTACGGAGAAATGATGGAAGCGGACAACGCAGGTGGGATGAAGGGCACGGCGGCACCAAACAATTACATGAACCAAGTAAACAGTGGTAAGAACCTGCCCTGTACATCCCCCCCTTCCTACCTGAACAGTACCAACAGCGTTGGTATGGGAAAGGGTAGCCACTTCAATCCTATCCCCAGTGGTGGCGACGGGACGATAAGTATAACGAGCAGCCTACTAAGTAGTAATGAACAGAACGTACAGATGAGGCAGCAGATGGGAATGAATAAGAATTGCGGAGGTACATCCGCTGCAGGTGGGTCTAGTTCTGGTGCTAGTGCATccggaggagcagcaggaatGCACGAGTCTTATCAGAAGCCTATTTTATCATCCTATAACATGAACAGCATGCAAGTGCAGTCGACTATGGGAGGTCACCACATGGTTAGTGCCAATCAAGCAGGTGGCAATGGCACCAACCACATGGGAGGTAGATACAGCAATATGAATTACCCTATGCAAGACATGAACCCTAATGTTCATATGAACAGTGGAAAAGGTGCCCATACAAATAACGAAATGAAGCATAGTAGTAAGGATCCCAATTTTTTGGgaacaaataatataaaaccGAACAGCTTTGTgaataatatgtattatcAAAGGAATGACATGATGTTAAGGAACAGTTCCAATAGCTACAATATGCATGGGAACTTCTATGG TAACAGCAGTAGTGGCGGAAATGCTGGCAGTGGCATGAATGCGAGTCAATTAAATGTGGGAAGTAGGACTCGCAATAGTAGCGGCGTGAACGCTATTGGAGGAAGTAACAGCAACAACAGCGGTGGTAACCTTAGCGGTGGTAACAACAACCTCGGCGCGAAGAGCATGAGCAAGGGGAGCACCGGAGGTGGAGGCGCGGGAGCGATGAACGTCGACTCCACAGGGATGCCCAACAATGTCATGATGAATATGGTTAACAATAACGTCATGATGAATAGCAAAGTGATGAATAGCATGATGATGGGTAGTGGTGCTGCCGGTTCTGGGGGGGCCAAAAATGCCATTGGAGCAGGAGGTCTCCCAGGGATGAATATGGCCGGTATGAATATGAGCGGTATGAACATGGGTAGTATGGGTATGGGTGGAATGAGCATGGGTGGCATGGGAGGCATGCATGGCAAAGGAATGAACGGCATGCCGAGCCATCGATCCAGTAGCGCAATGGAGAAAGGAAATTCTTTAGGTGATGTGAACGGCATGAGATATCACCATCCCATGGGGGGAGCAGGAGCAAGTAACGtgtacaacaaaatggggttcAACCATTTGAGTGACAACCCGTATGATAATTATGCAGCGAATCACATGTCGGCTAAGAGCGAGTGTGGCCCGATGGGCAAGGACAGTAAGGGTGGTACCCTTGGAGGAAAGAATGCCAGCAAGCATGGAaagggtggaaaaaatataaaggatGAACTTTTAGATAAGGATGGCACCATGGGCATGATGAACAGCGGCTCCCTGCTGAGTGAGGGCAAAGGCAAATCCACCGGGGGGGGAACATCCACCAGGAAGGGGAAAGCAACTGTAGGGGCAGCGGGCGGAGTAGCCACTTCCTCGATAGAGCAGTTCAATGGTAGCGGAATGATGAGTAATGATCAGCAGTCGGCAGGGGTGTATAAGAAGTACGGCAAGAATGGAGAGAACCAAGTTGAtgtgaaggataaaaaaatgggaagcagtAATAGCGGGAGTGCTGTcagcggaggaggagaagcaaccATGAGCAGTGGAGGAGCAAGTCATCCCTACAACTTGTTCCCaaattacaatttaaaaTACCCAATGGGTGTCGATATGTTTGGCAGCATGGGGACTACCCCTTATGGAATGCCGAGtaagggaggaggaggtgcTTACCCAAACATGAATATGATGAATGGGGTTAGTGGAACTAGTGGAGGCAACGAAATGACTAGCAGCGGTGGAAATGGTAGCACCTCTGCTGGGAGTTCTTACGGAGGACTGAACAAACTAGGCAGTATGAACAGCTACAATATGATGAACGCCTATGGGGACAATAGGTACAGTAACTTAAAGTCTATGGATCCGATGAAGTCGTTCAACGACGGGATGGTTatgggaggaggagcaggaggagcagcccACCATGGAAGTAGCAACCTTGGCAGTATGATGAGCATGGGTAACATGGGTAACATGGGCAACGTGGGCAACGTGGGTAACTACAACAGCTTGAACAACTTCATGCACAGTCGCAACTATCCGAACGACATGAATATGAGAATGCTCAGCGGTAGAGGAGTGATGGGGGTGAACAACCCCGCGAGCATGTGTAACAATCAGGGCAGCATGATGATGATGGGTGGGGGAGGTGTCGGTGCAGCAGGAGCGGGGGGAGTAGGAATGCACGCGAACCCCAGTCGTAACTCCAGATTTAAGAATGAAGAAGGGGAGGATGAGGAATACGAAGATGAGGATGTGCATGGTGGGTCGTCCCTTTATGGAGGAAGTAAATACATGAGGAAGAGTGCACATGGAAAGCAAACGAACAAATCGAGAAAATCGGAGACgcaaaagaaagagaaaaaaaagaaaaagaaaaaaaaacacacaaataaCTCCCTCGATACTGATGAAGATGAAGACAATGAGCTGTATGTCAACACGTATGTGAAGAAGTCCCATACAAAGAGCAGTAGTAAGAAGTCCCAGCTGTATGACCCTGTGGAGGATCGATACAACGAAAGGGCCAAACGGAATGAGAAAAACGACATTTTTGTATCCCCCTATATTGGCACCGTGGAAGGAAGAACCAATTTGAGGGAAAGGAGGAAGGTGAACAATTACGCACAGATGGAAAGCTACTTCGAAACGGACGAGGAGGACAAGAAGGTAgacgaggaaaaaatgctgctCAGGCAGGAGAAGCAGATCATGGGAGGCATCGACCGTGTGCTGCACCACAGGAGGATCATCGACtacgaaaatgtgaacaatataaagaataatcCCTTCCTGTACATCAACAAGGGGAGTGCCTCGGAGGGTGCagcggggggagaagccgGTGGGGGAGCACCCGGCGAGGGAGCAGACGGTGGAGGAGCACCTGGGGGAGCTCCTGAGGGACCACCCGGCAAAGGCGCGGGGCCGAACGAGCAGGAGGACCCCACGACGGACGATTTttacgaagaagaagacatCGATGACGTAAGTCAGGTAGAGTTCCTAATCAAATGGATGGGAAAGTCTCacatacataattttttctgtacatatgattacttaaaaaattttaacggACTAAAAAAGGTAGAcaattatataaagaaaataaagcagTCATTTCAAAAGAGGAAATATATGACAGCTGATGAAATtgagcaagaaaaaatatactcgGAGATTAAGAAGCAAATAGAAATGGATGCAATCCATGCAGAGAGGATAGTAACTCACAGGATGTGTGAAGTGACTGGTGAGCAGCTGTTTCTTGTGAAATGGATGAGCTGTGCTTATGATCAGTGTACAGAAGAAACAAGGCAGACGTTAGTAGATCATGGGTTTATTAAACTTATTGAAGAATATTTTGATAGGGAAAGTAAAATCTGTGGAGTGAAGGCCATTTCAAGTACATGGAATAGGGGACCTCTAACAGCCACAAAGTTTGATCCGTACAATGAGACtccattttatttgaatgaaaaaaaattgagagcGTACCAATTGACAGGTCTTAACTGGATGGTTAGCCGAATGAAACGAAATTTAAGTGTCCTATTAGCAGACGAGATGGGATTAGGAAAAACGGTGCAAACTATTGCAGTGGTGGGTCATATGCTATATAAAGAGAAATTAATTGGTCCTTATCTTGTAATCGTACCGCAGTCCACTGTTGATAATTGGTTGAATGAATTCAAGAGTTGGCTTCCCCAAGCGAATGTCGTATGCTATCATGGAAATGCCGTCAGTAGAGAACTCATAAGGACTCACGAATTGAAGAAGGTCTACGTACCTAATAGGGGCTATAGATACAAATTTGATGTTTGCATTACGACTCCATCTATTTTGAACAGCTTGAGTGATGTGGAGTTGCTCAAAAAGATGCCTTGGCAATTAATGGTGGTGGATGAGGCTCATCAGTTGAAAAACCGCCAATCGAAGAGGTTCATCGAGTTGAAGCAGTTCATGGCTGAATCGAAGTTACTCCTTAGTGGTACCCCCCTGCACAATAACTTGGAGGAACTGTGGACTCTGCTGCATTTCCTAAACCCGCAACAGTATACACATTATGAGAATTTTCAAAAGAAATACAACGAAATTGAGAACACTAGTCTGATTGGGGAAGCGAAGCAGAAGCAGTTGATGCAGTTACAACACGAGTTGCATGAAGTTATCCTGAGGAGAGTTAAAAAGGATGTAGAGAAGTCCCTACCCAATAAGGTGGAACGAATTCTCAGAGTAGAGTTATCACCCATTCAGAtagaattttacaaaaatattttaacaaaaaattatgaacagctAGCCAAAGCGTCTGGTGGAGCCAAAAATTCGCTTCAGAATATTTGTATGGAATTAAAGAAAGTATGCAAccatccatttttgtgttgcGAACCTGTAGACAAGGATGAGTATAAAGAACGACTGGTTTATTCAAGTGGGAAAATCTGCCTTCTGGAGAAGCTACTAATCAGATTGAAGGAGAGAGGAAACCGCGTCCTTATTTTCTCCCAAATGGTGAAGATGCTAAATATCCTGAGTGAATATTTAACCTTAAGAGGATTCAAACATCAGAGGTTAGATGGGACGATGTCTaaagaaatgagaaaaaaagctatGAACCATTTTAATAGTAAAAATTCGGATGATTTTGTATTCCTTTTGTCGACTAAAGCTGGTGGGTTGGGAATTAATCTAACTTCAGCAGATACTGTCATTATTTACGATTCTGATTGGAATCCACAGAATGATTTGCAAGCAGGTGCTAGAGCTCATCGTATTGGACAAACGAAAACGGTGCAGATTTACAGACTAGTTACTAAGGACTCGATTGAACAGACCATCCTCGAAAGAGCTAAAGTTAAAATGGTTTTAGATACTCTAGTCGTTCAAGGACTGAacaagaagcaaaatgataaCGTGAACTATATCGGTGGAGAGGGAGGAAATACGTCGAATGGATTCACTAGAGAAGAACtctccaaaattttaaaattcggTGCACAGAAattgtgggaaaaaaacagctcCAAATATTCCCCTCAAAAagcagatgaagaaaaaacagttATTAAAGGAGTAGATGTGGACttagataaaattttagaaGAAGCTGAGGCACATGAAAATGCTAACAATGCTAACAAAGATTTAAATTCCGAATTTAATAGTCTGCACAATTCGAATAACTTGTTTTCAGGTGGAAATAACCTCTTTGGAAATGGAACAAACGGGACAGCATCCGGTACAGGaacaggagggggaggaggaggaggaattGCAGATGATCTACTCAGCTCGTATAACAATATTACCGAGTTTAAGTATGAACCTCCTGCCAATTTGAAgagtaatatatataatgactCCACTAAGGCAGACGAGttagaggaggaagaacaaaatgacaaagACTTCTGGGATCGAACTATCCCATTAGAAGAGAGACTAAAATTGAAGAGAATGAAAGAGGAAGAACTGTTAGTTCATGGACCTCGAAAAACCAGAACCCGAGAGAATCATAGTCGACACAATATGTATGTGGACACAAGTGCGAACACACAAATGGCTAATGAAGACGATGATGACAGTGAGGAGTATACCATAAAGTATCTTGACAAGAGTAAAcacttgaagaaaaaaagaaagagaagaacATCTACTCATATAACGGAGAAGGATAAGTTCCGATTGTACAGATCACTTCTTAAGTTTGGAAATCCTTATCTACGTTTAGATGATATTCGAGTAGATTCCAAACTCACCAAAGTGGACCAAAATGTGATTCTCACAGAACTTAATATCATTGTAGATACTTGCAAAGAAATTGTAGAGAAGGTTGCTAGGGAGAGCTCTTTGAAGGTGAACGAGGAGGGTGGAATAGTCGCAGCGGATGGAGTTGAGGGGGCAGTTATTGATGTTGCAGCGGGAGtggaggatgaggaggaagaggaagaagaaggaagggCCGTCAAACGAGTGAAAGACGAGGCGGATATCAAGCTgttgaaggaggaagaaaatattaacacCACTACGACTACTGATAGCAACCATTTGACAGTCGCCTCGTGTGATGATTCGAGCGGGAAGAAATTGGAGGAGGGAGCAGACGACGTGGGTGCTGTTGCCGATAGTGCCAAGTCGTATGAGGAGAAGGGGGGTGAAGCACCGGGCGAAGTAGCCGCTGGAGAAGTAGCCGCGGGGGAAGTAGCCGCGGGAGGAGCAACCTCGAGTGGAGTACCCGCCAGTGGAGTAACCACCAGTGGAGGGGGTCTCTTTTCCAAGTTCCTGAATTTGGTGAAGGGCCAGGGTGACGAGGAGAAGGTCGCGGCAGTCAAGGgggaaatgaagaaggaagtGAAGGACGCGAGGGACGCGGAAGAAGCGAACGGAAAGGAAAACGACAATAACTCGAATGAGGACAGCGATGGAAACAATAAGGCCAAGGGTACGGAACGGGGAAGGAAAATAGACGCCTATACCTTCCACATTGGTACGAACAGAGCCAACGCCTTGGACCTGTGTCAGCGGCTGCAGTTGTTTAAAAGCTTGCACGAGTTTGTGAAGGAGCAGAATGGTGGAAACGAGTATAGCTTCAGGCTTCCCCTGAGAGGCAGCAGCAGCGCCAGTGCCAGTGTGTCCTCCGGAGCTCTGGAGGAGGGCAAGCAGCAGCAGGGGAAGCAACAGCCGGGGAAGCAACAGCCGGGGAAGCAACAGCCGGGGAAGCAACAGCCGGGGAAGCAACAGCCGGGGAAGCAGCAACCGGAGCAATCGCAGGAGAAAACCGAGTTAGAGTTAGCGGGTGAGGTGAAGGCTGAAATGAAGGCTGAAATGAAAGCCGAAATGAAAGCCGAAATGAAAGCCGAAATGAAAGCCGAAGTGAAGgcggaagaaggagaagacggagaagaaggagaagtaaAGAAAGAGCCTGCCAGCGATGCAGTTGCTTCAGGAACCGCACAAACGAAGGAAGAAGTAAGCGACTATCTAAAACTGAAGCTACCCGACTACATATTTAACCACCTGAGAGACCTCGCGACGAAGGATGTAAAGGCATGGTCAAAGGAAGACGATGAAAATTTAATCAAAGGAGTATACGTATATGGATTTGGAGCTATTAACGAAATCTGCTCAGATGTGAATCTAAATCTGGGTCATATCAAGAATGTGAAATGTGACAAAGTGAAGATGAGATGTGTTCgtattttgaaaatgataGAAGAATTTAATTCGAACGTTAAGGACGAGACGACTAGTAGGAAACGGAGAAGGGTGCGAAACAGGAATAGGAATAGGAACAATGAAGTGACtaaaggggaggagaaagGCGTAGGAGCTGGTGCAGGTACAACTAGCAGTTGTAGGAAGGTGaaacaggaggaggaagaaattggaGCGGCGGATGTAGTAACCGGGTCGACAGGGGGAACAAACAGCATGGTGAAGGGAAGCAGTGGAAGTAATCATAGGCAAAGCTACTacagcaggaggagcagcgaAAGGGTGAAAGCTATTTACGTGCATGATGACAAGGAAGACGGAGTGGTTACGAAGAAGAGAGCTGTTTGCCTTTCAGGGGCGTCcataaaaaggggtgaaaagggagaaaaggcgGAAAAGGCGGAAAAGGCAGAGCACATCAATGGGGGGGAGAGTACCACCCTCCATAGCGAGCGAAGGAAAGGTGGCACACGGTCAGGGTCAGCCGCCAAAGGTGAAAGGAGTGCCAATCACAGCCACCCCCACAACAACAATAACAATAGCAGCGGCGGTGTGGGAAGCGTGGGGACCATGGGGAGCCTACGAAGCCTCGGCAGTGTTGGCAGCTTTGGAAGCCTTGGAAGCAATACCATTAATAATAACAGGAAGAACAACCGcccgggggggggagagagcTCAGAGTGCACCTCGTCCAACGAAAACCAAGCCTTTGGCAGTAAAGAAGATGGAGACCAGGCCGTCAAAGGTATTATGGGTGGCACAGGGGCACCAGAAAGCAGCGGCGCGCACAGGAGAAGCCACAGAAGTAGTAGTAatagtggaaaaaaatacaacagtGCTGTCCAGGAGAGTGGAAAAATGACTCGAAGGAAAAGCTCCCGAGTGAGAAGAGGAAAGAATGAAGCATCATCTGCTCTTGCCACAGGGAAAAGCAATGCAGTTACCTCAAATGAAGGTGAATACTTAGGCAGTTACGTAGATCTGAGCATTAATACCGAGGGAGGAGCAGGAATAGGGGCGCTGGAGGGAGAAGACAAACAGATGGAGGGTCAAGTGGAGGGCCAAATGGAGGGCCAAATGGAAGGACAGTTGGATGACCAATTGGATGACGAGGAGGTCAGATGA